One region of Centropristis striata isolate RG_2023a ecotype Rhode Island chromosome 3, C.striata_1.0, whole genome shotgun sequence genomic DNA includes:
- the ldlrad2 gene encoding low-density lipoprotein receptor class A domain-containing protein 2 → MTLLSPPWRTCVSAWMMEVEVESCWQRLLRLLFLLCFMTLCSSAIETVNVVDFCGQTIRGDGMIVNSHQESKKYYFVTMGTDCHLTMQASSPKDKVQFHFRFFLVYSLLRVAPLSPAPLFPESPRGSAPLNPRLEPTSGESSGDPCHAGSYVQFYDGRDKNSPPLGPPLCGKSPPRPVLSTGNYLTLRLVTRGTQPRVDFVGDFTSFRLGFNQSECSNEPYFTCRNGKCIPLNLVCDDKGIDNCGDGSDLEENLTTGCKAGQLLPPEPPPPIATPPPPFVNPPTALIPTHINCGMPDSSPSHESVTDSPASLSLLVLYIILGVVAGSMVLCWCCWSPGWFLWRISFCRFLPCCNSACASCQLCTRSCTHSKEHRLAKVTPHTPVNGTPAGTAATTNSAEENITTAAV, encoded by the exons ATGACTCTGCTGTCTCCTCCTTGGCGCACTTGTGTCTCGGCCTGGAtgatggaggtggaggtggagagcTGCTGGCAGCGTCTGCTCAGGCTGCTCTTTCTGCTCTGCTTCATGACTCTCTGCAGCTCGGCCATCGAGACCG TGAACGTGGTGGACTTCTGTGGCCAGACGATCCGGGGTGACGGCATGATTGTCAACTCACACCAGGAGTCCAAGAAGTACTACTTTGTGACCATGGGGACTGACTGCCACCTCACTATGCAGGCCAGCTCCCCTAAAGACAAGGTCCAGTTCCACTTCCGCTTCTTCCTGGTCTACAGTTTGCTACGAGTGGCCCCTCTGAGCCCGGCCCCTCTTTTTCCAGAGTCCCCTCGTGGCTCCGCCCCTCTCAACCCCAGACTGGAGCCCACCTCTGGTGAAAGCTCAGGGGACCCGTGTCATGCTGGATCATACGTTCAGTTCTACGATGGTCGGGACAAGAACTCACCTCCCCTCGGACCTCCTCTTTGTGGGAAGAGCCCGCCGCGGCCAGTGTTGTCCACAGGAAACTACCTGACCCTGAGGCTGGTCACCCGAGGGACTCAGCCCAGAGTGGACTTTGTGGGGGACTTCACCTCCTTCAGACTTG GTTTTAACCAATCAGAGTGCAGCAATGAGCCCTATTTCACCTGCAGGAATGGGAAGTGTATCCCTCTCAATCTAGTGTGTGATGATAAGGGCATTGACAACTGTGGGGATGGAAGTGACCTGGAGGAAAACCTGACTACGGGTTGTAAAG CAGGTCAGCTTTTACCTCCTGAACCTCCACCGCCAATAGCAACCCCACCCCCACCTTTTGTGAATCCACCCACAGCGCTGATTCCTACACATATCAACTGTGGCATGCCAGACAGTTCTCCCAGTCATGAGTCTGTGACAG ACTCCCCTGCCTCTCTGTCCCTGTTGGTCCTCTACATCATCCTGGGTGTGGTGGCAGGCAGCATGGTGctctgctggtgctgctggtcaCCTGGTTGGTTCTTGTGGCGCATCAGCTTCTGTCGCTTCTTACCGTGCTGCAACTCGGCCTGCGCCTCCTGCCAGCTCTGCACCCGCAGCTGCACCCACAGCAAAGAGCACAGACTTGCGAAAgtcacaccacacacaccagtcAACGGGACCCCGGCTGGCACGGCGGCCACCACAAACAGTGCTGAAGAAAATATTACCACAGCAGCCGTTTAG